In a single window of the Nicotiana tomentosiformis chromosome 8, ASM39032v3, whole genome shotgun sequence genome:
- the LOC104100332 gene encoding probable sugar phosphate/phosphate translocator At2g25520 — MGKGAALSNGLVKKIILSYTYVAIWIFLSFTVIVYNKYILDRKLYGWPFPISLTMIHMTFCSSLAFLLVRVFKVVEPVSLSRNVYLTCILPIGALYSVSLWLSNSAYIYLSVSFIQMLKALMPVAVYTIGILFKKDTFKNSTMGNMMAISVGVAIAAYGEAKYDSWGVLLQLLAVLFEATRLVMIQILLTSKGISLNPITSLYYVAPSCLVFLSIPWIFVELPVLRESSSFQFDFAIFGTNSLCAFALNLAVFLLVGKTSALTMNVAGVVKDWLLIAFSWSVIKDTVTPVNLIGYGLAFLGVAYYNHQKLQALKAKEAQKKAQQADEEAGRLLTERESNGSADGKKGDSQA, encoded by the coding sequence ATGGGGAAAGGCGCCGCCTTGTCAAACGGATTAGTGAAAAAGATCATTCTTTCCTATACCTATGTAGCAATCTGGATCTTCCTTTCCTTCACTGTCATTGTGTACAACAAATACATTCTTGACCGCAAGCTCTACGGCTGGCCTTTTCCCATTTCTCTAACAATGATCCACATGACCTTTTGCTCTTCTTTAGCTTTCCTTCTCGTTCGTGTCTTCAAAGTTGTTGAACCTGTTTCCTTATCTCGTAATGTTTATCTCACTTGCATACTTCCTATTGGTGCACTTTACTCTGTTTCCCTTTGGCTTTCAAACTCTGCTTATATTTACCTCTCTGTTTCCTTTATTCAAATGTTGAAAGCCCTTATGCCTGTTGCTGTTTATACCATCGGGATCTTGTTCAAAAAGGACACTTTCAAGAATTCTACTATGGGTAACATGATGGCTATTTCTGTTGGTGTTGCTATTGCTGCTTATGGTGAAGcaaagtatgattcttggggtgTTTTACTTCAGTTGCTTGCTGTTTTGTTTGAGGCTACTAGGCTTGTTATGATCCAGATCTTGTTGACTTCAAAGGGTATTAGTTTAAACCCCATTACTTCTTTGTACTATGTTGCTCCTAGCTGCTTGGTTTTCTTGTCAATCCCTTGGATCTTTGTGGAGCTTCCTGTTTTGAGAGAGAGCTCGAGTTTCCAGTTTGATTTTGCTATTTTTGGGACTAATTCACTGTGTGCGTTCGCTTTGAACTTGGCTGTGTTTCTTTTGGTTGGAAAGACATCAGCTTTGActatgaatgttgctggggttgTTAAAGATTGGCTGCTTATTGCATTTTCTTGGTCGGTGATTAAGGATACTGTGACTCCAGTGAATTtgattgggtatggattggcatTCTTAGGAGTTGCGTACTATAATCATCAGAAGTTACAGGCATTGAAGGCAAAAGAAGCACAGAAGAAAGCTCAGCAAGCAGATGAGGAAGCAGGGAGATTGTTGACTGAGAGAGAATCTAATGGATCAGCTGATGGAAAGAAGGGTGATTCACAGGCCTAA